The nucleotide window ATGTTGTACAGCAAATGTCTTCATAAGCATGATCCACGGGAAAATCACATCATATATGTCTTCATAAGCATGATCCGCGAGATGCTTATGAATACATATTTGTTGTACAGCATAGGAAATGTCAGGGCGGGTGAATGTGAGATATTGAAGAGCACTAGCTATACTGTGATTCACATGCCCTATATAGCGTTATGTGTCTTCAAATTTCTGGTTAAAAAAAAGGATTCACATTTTTACAAAATTGTCATTTGGATGAAAACATATGATTTGATGCTCTATATAGCTTAATGTACAAACCTTTACACTCCCAACATACTAGCTGACGTCCTTACTATAACATCCATTAAATTCCCTCAATCAGATGGTTAAAACTAAACCTCCAAACCCAAACCAAACCATGGATGcctattgctattgttatttgCAATCGAGCACCGGGCTTCATGAACCACTAGTGCGTCTGTTCAACTCTTGGACCACAGCCTCCATGTTCGGTCTTTCATCAGGGAGCTCATGGGTGCAACTCAAAGCGAGTTTCACTAACTTCGCAGCTTCTGATATGGAGAACTTCCCGTTAAGATTATGGTCAACAAATTGTTCCACTTCACATGACTCTGCAGCTGATCTCATAGCATTTGTTAGTAGTTGCTTCCCCGAAAGAATATGGAGGAGTATCACTCCGAATGAATACACATCACTCTTCTCAGTGAACCGACCAGTTGTTACATATTCCGGGGCTAGGTAACCCATTGCTGCACTTACTTTGAGGGCCGAGAAGATTGTGTCGTCCGCTAGTATCTTGCGTAAACCAGAATCCAAAATTAATGGCTTGTATTGGTTATCTATCACTATTTTTTCTGCTGATATGTTTTGGTGGACCACCAAAAGTTTATTTGCATTTTCTTCGTGCAAATAACTTAAACCTGAACATAGAAAATGGAAATTAGTATCATTTTAAATATTCATAAATTAAGACATAATCTTAAATTAAGATGGAGTATTTGGCAACTTGAATTCAAACAAACAACCAACTAACCATATATTTCTAATATGATATCAGAGCATGTCAAgcaaccaactcaaccaaaagcttaaactgatggtgGTAGTCTcgtgataataatatattctattGGTATTTACCTTTGGCAATCCCTTTGATGATGTTGATCCGAGTAGACCAAGGAAGACTGAGATCACTTCCATCAACGACATCAAGATACTTTAGGAGGTTTCCCTTAGGCGCGAAATCATAGATGAAAAAACACTCTCCTCGacctctcgagcaacaaaaccCTCGTAAACTAACAAGATTTTCATGCCGGAGTGAAACTAGCAAATTCAACCCCTTCACAAACTCTGCCTCCTCGGATTGACAGCTACTCATATTTATACTTTTGATTGCTACAATAGAACCATCTCTCAAAACCCCTTTATACACAGTAGAGAAGTTTCCTCTTCCCAACACATTCGCCTCTGAAAAGTACTGTGTTGCCGATTCCACCTCCTCCAAGTTATACCTGAAATACTGCAGAACCTCTTGGGACATATCCCCACTATTCAAACCATCCGCAAGTGGATTCCACCCTGAGGAGTAAGCTAGACTAACCAGCGGTGAGGCACTCTTGCTATGGACGTCGATAACATGGTCAGCGCTAATCCGACTCTCGGATGCCTCAACCGTGGTCCCGATCTTCTGTTTATGCCGCCTATATCTAAAAAATGTCAGAAATCCCACGGTTGCTAAGACCACAGAGGCAATAATCACCACAACAACAATCACAATTCGAGGGAATTTCGTGGATTTTGAGCATGTTGAAGATGTACAATGTGTCTCACGGTTTGCTTTCTTAGGATCATCGTGTGTCGTTATGGTATGATTTTTGAACTTAAATCCGAATGGAGGTGTGTTGATATCTACATTCGCATTATCGTAGGCAGTACAAGCTCGTAAGGCATGGAATCCGACTCCACATAATCGTGTGTTGTTTTCAAAGGAAAATCCAGCATCAAATTTCTTGAAGGCTACATTTTCAATCAAAAGAACATTTCATTTCACAATGCAGATAAATCAATTAGGCTCGTAATAATATCAAAAGATCAGAAACTTACACGCAGGAACGATTCCTTCGAGGGAATTGCTTTGGACATCAAGCTTTTCGAGTGTTTGGATGTTTGCTAAGGCTTCAGGAATGAGTCCAGAAAGATGATTATAGCTTAAGTTAAGCCTCTTTAACATATTCAAGTTGCCCAAACTCGAAGGGATAGACCCATTTAATTGATTAGATTGTAAAGCAATAGTATCTAGCTTGCTCAATGAGCCAAGTTCTACTGGAATGTTGCCTGTTAAGTGATTACAGCATAGGTCCAGCACTGCAATTTAAGCAAGTAATGACTCTTTAAAGAATAATACCATATAATGAAACTTATTGAATTCTATCATATGGCTAAGTTATTTGAAAATAAGCTAATGCTATATTTGGAAACGAAAATTTCAATCGGAAATCTAGAGTTAGAGTCAGGGGCAGAGTAAAGATTTTGGAGTCCTATTTATTCGTCTTTTAAATGGGCccctttattatattaaaatataaagttttttccatttcaagaaaaaaattcaagacaaaatttatttgacattatattactttaaatataaaaaaggtttacaaacaaatcatttaaaaagttaaatttagtatttgacatataaaaaaaacttgaaattgGATTTGGGCtaataataacattattgtTTCAAAGGTAGTTTAAGttgaaaattagaaaataatttttcaaaccttgtttgacattatcaaattctttaattacgattttataattaaaatttacgatttgaaagaaaaatatttattatcaaacacaacctaaaatattttatcaatattCTTCGTTCATTGACAATAAAGGGGCATAATGATGACGAGTAGTAAGCATCTAAGATCAAAAAATGGAAACAATTTTAAATAGAAAGGTAAGTGGTTGCAACAAAGAAAATTTCACAAGAGAGAGGTTGAAAAAATTAGATAATAGGAGTACTAAGTTATCTTAAATTTcacttcaaaaaataaaaaacaaaaattatcttAAATTTTGCTACATTATATTTGTAAAGATTTCACTTTAATATGTTGcaaattttaaaagaatattCGAATTAGGTACCATAAAGGATGATAAGTGAGATTTTTAAGCCAAAAAGTTGAttgattattttgtatataaaggACAAACACTCATTGTCATGGAGTATATAGGAAAACACCCATGATTATAAAATTcattaatcataaaattaatttgtgacAAATTTCCATAAACTAATTAAGCTTCATTGGAACATGTACATACAAGTACATTCCTCCAATAtttataaagtttgaatttgatggcTAAACCATAATGCTTTAATAtcatcaaattttcaaataataggaatattttttttttaggattAGTAATAACAATTAAGCCAACCTTAATTCCAAAACATGAGTATTAgctatatatatcaatatattaacttttttatggatttgaaaaatataaaaaaaatcaaattgtatAACacctaaaaaaattaagaaataccCTAATGACTAATATTTAGGTGGTTTATGAGTTTGACTTCACAtgcaaatttgaaaaatattaaggGGCTTTTGCCAAACTGTTTATATCTCGTAGCTAGTAGTTGATTATATTGACCGATTTAACCGGTTGATACATTGGTTGATTTGTTCAGCTGATTTTAAGTCTTAAGCCTTGttaatattcataataataagttgttttaagctgttaattttttaaataccaGCATTAAATGGCATGATCACCCAACTCTCaattaaaataagctaaaaattatcaaataaattattttaagaacaCTCACAAACAATGATATCAATCAATTACAACAAAAAGGAAGAAACCCAGAAAATTAATTAAGTCCAAAAATATTCCAGACAACTAACCTTGAAGACTAGTCATATGAGTGATCTCAGCAGGAATAATCCcagaaaaattattgaaatcaAGGTACAGATCAGTAAGCTCAGTAAGTTTACCAATCTCTTTAGGGATCTCACCAGAAATTGAATTATAATGCAAATAAAGCCCAGACAAACACTTCAAATCCCCAATTGCTGGAGATAATTTCCCAGTAAGTCCTCTTCCTTGCAACGAAATATTTGCAACTTTTCCGTGTTCATTGCAAGCTACTCCTATAAAGGATCCACTACTACACGGTTCACCATCATTTTCCCATGTTTTTAAAACCTTATTTTCTGGGTCTAATAAAGCTTTTATGTCCATTAATGCTCTCAACTCTGTGTTTGCTAAACTGGGTTTCATTGAgcttaaaagaagaaaaaaattgagTAGGAAATATTGAATCATTTCTGCGTGTTTgggtttttcaaattttgagagattaaaacaaaagaaaaacagaGGATTTGGGGGGAAATTTGGGGTTAATTTCTGTTTTTCCACTGTGTTTTGTTGTGAGTAGTGGAGTTTGGAGGAGGAAGATGTAGTGGGAACATGGAATTAAGACGGAAGAAATTGAGGGGAAAAAGGGGGAGTTAGTAACGTATTTTCAAACAGGAGATATGAGATTGGGTGTAAAGGTGATTGCTGCCGTTTTTAGTATttctataatttattttcatatacttcctccgttccataatacttgctacattttctatttttggaaatttcatattacttactacatttctgtttttagtaataaaacaagcATTTAAAGTTTtatctacccctatttttatcctactctatactctatactctataataaaatatatactatactctataaagtaacctaacaacctatttttccttattctttttcaattaacaataataaaatattatactctataaagtaaacaatcagctacagtgtaggtcaatcacttttcttaattcccgtgcccatgcaaatatagcaacaattatggaacggaggaagtattacttAGATAAGTCCAAAGAAGAGACGACTtacttgaaaattaaatttaatattttatttaaaaataatatttgttttctatttgAGACAAAATATGTATTCTTGAttagattaattttcaaaatagtaCTACAAAATAAGAGAATCACCTCTTAATGTAGATCAACATGAGCGACGAGTATACCTTTATGAAGGGTTTTTCCTCTTTCACTTTTAATGTGTATAAGGGAAAAGCAGGATTCCAAACTAGACATAGAAAAATAAACAACTACACATCAGAAACTATTAATCAAAATCGAAAAATGTCCTAATCTAAGGGTGTTTGTATGTTAACACCTTTGATTGAAATGTGCAAATCTCTATTCTTGACTGAAAGTTTTACCGTCGAAAAACCCTATTCACTCTAGGAACTTTGAAATTCcaaaccattattattattattattattattattattattattattgattacaGCTTTACATGCTAGCTTGGAGGAAAAAGAGAGTTATATGAGAATCAAATGTAAAACCATTCCTTCTGAAAAATAATTTCTGCTCCAAGTGAGATAGAATTttatccttattattattattattattattattattatactattttgtttaactaagtttgctatatttttacttttgtatgtgctttaaaatttattattttttatataaaattagaccataccattttatttattttcatctgTATAATTATTTAACACTATCAACATAATTTAGGATTtagttaatttttcttaaaaattaaactacTCTTAATATTTTTGCTAATTTCATAAGCAGCAAACTAGAATAAGAGGGgtactattaattttttaaaatttcaagtaGTATAGATTTCACACTTTATAACTGAgattttgatttgattagtttaatgattgtgGAGTATTTAATATTAGTAGGGAC belongs to Amaranthus tricolor cultivar Red isolate AtriRed21 chromosome 17, ASM2621246v1, whole genome shotgun sequence and includes:
- the LOC130804343 gene encoding probable leucine-rich repeat receptor-like protein kinase At1g35710 → MIQYFLLNFFLLLSSMKPSLANTELRALMDIKALLDPENKVLKTWENDGEPCSSGSFIGVACNEHGKVANISLQGRGLTGKLSPAIGDLKCLSGLYLHYNSISGEIPKEIGKLTELTDLYLDFNNFSGIIPAEITHMTSLQVLDLCCNHLTGNIPVELGSLSKLDTIALQSNQLNGSIPSSLGNLNMLKRLNLSYNHLSGLIPEALANIQTLEKLDVQSNSLEGIVPASFKKFDAGFSFENNTRLCGVGFHALRACTAYDNANVDINTPPFGFKFKNHTITTHDDPKKANRETHCTSSTCSKSTKFPRIVIVVVVIIASVVLATVGFLTFFRYRRHKQKIGTTVEASESRISADHVIDVHSKSASPLVSLAYSSGWNPLADGLNSGDMSQEVLQYFRYNLEEVESATQYFSEANVLGRGNFSTVYKGVLRDGSIVAIKSINMSSCQSEEAEFVKGLNLLVSLRHENLVSLRGFCCSRGRGECFFIYDFAPKGNLLKYLDVVDGSDLSLPWSTRINIIKGIAKGLSYLHEENANKLLVVHQNISAEKIVIDNQYKPLILDSGLRKILADDTIFSALKVSAAMGYLAPEYVTTGRFTEKSDVYSFGVILLHILSGKQLLTNAMRSAAESCEVEQFVDHNLNGKFSISEAAKLVKLALSCTHELPDERPNMEAVVQELNRRTSGS